A single Pochonia chlamydosporia 170 chromosome Unknown PCv3seq00011, whole genome shotgun sequence DNA region contains:
- a CDS encoding glycosyltransferase family 31 protein (similar to Metarhizium robertsii ARSEF 23 XP_007824086.1) — MGVAVRPFKVPIRRRTPAVVLFSCIFLLLLALGAFERSESRLQYALPLGLEAALPEKLRVPKPCRPDLDYLRRSEYNLTRHVVYQKRCIHARRNAAISRDIIASDPKPLIQADSNHVVDLNRACAGAGPVDAACDPITVQVPLQFPRRDYSEFIFGVASSSERLRDSIPQFQHWLGNTKARLLAIVTDAEFSKRQMRALSTQYNHSGIHFVGTRPANLSIGVNEQHFIAVRELLNHADAKTKWGVIIDDDTFFPSLYPVAQTFDKQDASIPAYVGGLSENSDAVSFHGHMAYGGGGIFLSVPLLKLLEPNVEACLNESRIREGDGMLRYCVEDKTGTNFTEINGLHQLDFSGDVSGFYESGNLPLSLHHWKTWHQAPVDKIAKVAQFCGGCVLQRWRFGPDTILSNGYSIAVYKKGTETLQLNRMETTWGSDASSWEWSLGPMREKVPKGEKKSYLLLDAEIVGNNLRQVYVHRAADSGFQQLDHGGNASEANLPKDEVVELWWDWK, encoded by the coding sequence ATGGGAGTCGCCGTTCGGCCATTCAAGGTCCCCATTCGCAGAAGGACGCCGGCCGTTGTTCTTTTTTCTTGTATTTTCCTACTACTACTTGCGCTCGGCGCCTTCGAGCGGTCAGAATCTCGATTGCAATATGCGCTGCCGCTCGGATTAGAAGCTGCTCTGCCCGAGAAGTTGCGAGTTCCTAAACCATGTCGACCGGATCTCGACTATTTACGGCGCTCCGAATACAAcctcaccagacatgttgtctACCAAAAGCGATGTATTCATGCCCGACGAAACGCCGCGATATCTAGAGACATCATTGCCAGCGACCCCAAGCCGCTGATTCAAGCTGACAGTAACCATGTTGTCGACTTAAACCGTGCCTGTGCTGGTGCAGGCCCGGTCGACGCAGCTTGCGACCCAATTACTGTCCAAGTGCCGCTTCAATTTCCACGACGAGACTACTCAGAGTTCATTTTCGGTGTCGCATCGTCATCAGAACGGCTAAGGGACTCGATTCCCCAGTTCCAGCATTGGCTAGGAAACACAAAGGCAAGGCTTCTTGCTATTGTAACCGACGCAGAATTCTCCAAGCGACAGATGAGGGCGTTGAGCACGCAGTATAACCATTCCGGAATCCATTTTGTCGGGACTCGACCGGCGAATCTGTCCATTGGCGTCAACGAGCAGCACTTTATTGCTGTGCGTGAACTCCTCAACCACGCGGATGCCAAGACGAAATGGGGCGTCATTATCGATGACGACACCTTCTTCCCGTCGCTTTACCCCGTCGCTCAGACGTTTGACAAGCAGGATGCCTCGATTCCCGCCTACGTTGGCGGACTTTCCGAGAACAGTGACGCCGTCAGCTTCCACGGACACATGGCCTACGGCGGTGGAGGCATCTTTTTGTCGGTACCGCTGTTGAAGCTCCTCGAACCGAATGTGGAAGCATGTCTCAACGAAAGTAGGATTCGCGAGGGCGACGGCATGCTCAGATACTGTGTGGAGGATAAGACGGGGACGAATTTCACCGAGATTAACGGTCTACACCAGCTCGATTTCAGCGGCGACGTGAGCGGTTTTTACGAATCCGGCAATCTTCCCCTGAGTTTACACCACTGGAAGACATGGCACCAAGCCCCCGTCGATAAGATTGCCAAAGTAGCTCAATTCTGCGGCGGGTGTGTCCTCCAGCGATGGCGATTCGGCCCCGACACCATCTTATCAAACGGATACAGCATCGCCGTGTATAAAAAGGGCACCGAGACCCTCCAGCTCAACCGCATGGAAACGACTTGGGGCAGCGACGCATCCTCATGGGAATGGAGTCTGGGTCCCATGCGGGAAAAGGTTCCCAAAGGCGAAAAGAAGAGCTATCTCCTGCTTGATGCTGAGATTGTCGGCAACAACTTACGACAGGTCTATGTTCATCGGGCGGCGGATTCTGGGTTTCAACAGCTGGACCACGGCGGGAATGCCTCGGAGGCGAATTTGCCCAAGGACGAGGTCGTTGAGCTGTGGTGGGATTGGAAGTGA